The Stigmatella aurantiaca DW4/3-1 genome contains the following window.
ACGCGCGTGGACGAGATCGAATGAGCCGGGCGGCTGCCCTGTTGCGCGCGCGTCTCCTTGAATCAACTCGACGTTGTGCAGGCCATGTTCGGCCACGAACACGCGTGCGCGAGCGAGCGTGTCTTCACCGCGCTCGAGTCCCACCACCGTGCCGGAGGGGCCCACGCGCGCGGAGAGTTGATCGAGCACGCCGCGCGGACCACAGCCCAGGTCGATCGCACGGGCGCCCACGGGGATGTCGAGTTGGTCGAAGAGCCAGCTCGTCTCCCCCGCCAGATCTTGCGCCTGGCGAATCAAACGTTGATCCTCCGCAGATTCGTGGCCGAGCAAATAAAAATCCGTGCCCATGACCTCTCCTTGAGTCAGTTGCGAATCTTCAAGGGATGGTGAAGACGGTGTTGTCCGCGAGGCGGTACGTCACGGGATAGGTCCCCGGCACCTGTGGGTGGTCGGCGAATTCTCATGCCGCCGGGCCGTTGCCAACAAACGGGCCTGGGTCCCCGAGGAAGCTGCTGGAAGTGCTTGTCTTCGCGCAAGGTCCTCGCAAGGCTTTTGCCCCCAGCTTGGGGACGGGGAGCAGTCTCGAAAAAGTCTCGCCGGTCGTAACCGGCGGGCTGGGAAGACGCTGCCTGGGGTTTAGGCGTCTGGGGTTTGGGCGCCTGGCTCTTGTCATGATTGTCTCGCGTGAGCGCCCCCAGGGCTGGCATCGGGCCGTTAGTGGCCGGAGCGCAGAACCCGTCCAGACTCTAGCGAGGAAGGAGAAGAAGATGAAGTCTTGAGGTCATACAGGGGGGAGGTGGGAGATTTCATCACGCGCCCAACCGTGCCCAGGCCTTACGGGGATGGCAAGCCAGGCGTCCCGGCCATGAAGAACCACCCGTTCGATTCCCAACCCGCCTGGGCGCGGGCCCAGCGGAGCAGGCGCGGCAGCAGAAGCGGAAAAACTCGCGGCACTGATGCCTCACCCGGCAGGAGAGACGGGCAGACACGCTGCACCCGGTCTCCAGACACGCCGCCCCCACCAGGGCGCTGAGCCCTCCAGAAGGCAAGTGATGAAATGCGAAGGACGCGCAGGCGAGCCTCCCGGATTTATTGCCGCCTCTATCCCGAGTATGTGACGCCTACGTCCTCCAGTCGTACTACTCGGAGCAGGGCTTCGACGATTGCGTCGTCGCGTGGATGGGCGACACGGGCAACAGCCTGGAGGTGAACGCGAGCTACACGGAGGATGTCTACCTCAGTGAAGCGCTCGGGGTCGGCCGTCCAGGACACGGTGTTTCGCATGCTCGGTGACGGCGTGGGCCCCGTGGACCTGCACCTGGGCCGTCCGCTCAAGAACGCCGTCGATACCTTCTCGCTCGCGCTCACCGCGCAGGGCTTCCCCATCGTGTGGTTTGGCGCCATCAGAAGCCGGTCCATTACCCCAATGTCGTCATCCTGGCTGCCCCAAGAGGGCTGCACGGTTTCTCCACCGGCCTGGCGCACAGCACGGGCGGCCCCCGTCTGCTGAGTCCGTTCCAGGAGATACAGAGTGGAGGCGGCGGGAATCGAAGCCGTGTAGGGGGTAAACCGGCCCGCTCTGAAAAACGGCGCTTCCCTCGGTTTCCCTCTGAGAAATGGCCCGTCTTAGCGTCCGCACGAGTCCGCACGAGTCCGCCTGATTTAATCCTTTTTTGGTCCCCTTGGTCCCCCCCGTTTCCGTCCTCCCGGTGTGCTCGCGGTGAGGGGCGACGGCGGCAGGCCCGCAGCTTCCGGGCTTCACCGTGGCGCTAGAAGCCCTTGTGCCACCTTCACGAGAAGTTGGATCCGCTTGCGGTTGAGGCGCGCCAGAAGGCGTAACAGGCGCCGCGTGTCCTCGTCGTCGTGCAGTCCGGGGGGCACCGGGCTTGCCTCGTGGGCTTGCCGTGGTGCAGGCAGAGGGGCGAACCCCATCAGCACATCCGGCGTGCTCTGGAGCGTCAGACACAAGCGCAGCAGGGTGGGAACGCTCGGGAGCATCAAACCCCGCTCCATGCGCCCATAGACTTCCGTCGCTACCCCTGCCCCGTCGGCTACTTCCTCCTGTGTCAGTCCTGCGCGGTTCCTCGCCTGCTTTGCCGCGTTGCCAAGCGTGGGCGGCAGTTGCTTCTCTCGCTTCTGGACGTGGCGCGGAAGTGCGGGCCGCATCTGGCGGCGCCGTCCCACGCGGCGCCCGGAACGCGCGGCGGAAGTCTCTTCAAGGGCTTCGAGCATGAGCAACCTGCGGGCGTCATCCTTTCGGACTCCACCGTCAGAGGGGAAGGCATGAAGGGAACGAAGGCGCGCCAGCAGTAGCCGCGCACAGCAGCAGCGCGCGGGAATGTGGCGCGTCCCGGTCTACCTCGGAGACAAAGCGATCTCGTTCTCGGCCTTACGCCCGAGCGGGCCCTGCGGGAGTGTGGCGAAACGTGGCGTAGCGGGTGGCTAGTCGGTCCCGCCCGGTGCCGTGGTGATGTCGTCGTCGGTCACGAAGACGGGCGGCAACGCACCCTCATTGGTGGGCCCGACAACGCGCCGACTTCTGCGGGCCCCATCCAGCGAGCAATAAATCTCCTCTAGCGCCTGCTTGGGCCCGTAGGAGTCCCCCAAGCCCGCTCGCAGATCCGCCGCGAGTTCCGCCGCCGTCTGATAGCGCTCTTGCGGCTTGCGCTGGATCAGCTTGCGGACGATGGAGCGCAGCGGAGGGGCGAACCGCTGTGTCAGTTCTTCCACGTCCTGCGGGGTGAACGTGGCAGCCCGCAGGATGCAATCCTCCGCATACTCGGGAAGGTTCTCGTACCCATCCAGGGCGTTGATCGTCGCTTCAAGAACCTGCGTCTTAGCTTCTGGCGTTAGTGCCCTCTCCAAGTCCTCGGGCCGTGCGTTGGAGATGCTGTAGAGGTGTCGCCACGTGGCCAACTCCAGCAGCACCAGCCCCAGCGCGAACAGATCCGAGCGCGGATCCATCGGCTCGCCTAGGACACGGATCGGTTTCCAGTCCCAGTAAATTCGAGCATTTAGCGAGGGGATCGACAAGAGCCCCCAGATTTGATCAGGTGGCCACCCTACTTGGCAAGTAACATCCGAGAGAGGTGACCATGGGGATCATGCGGTGGAGGCCGCCGGAGCCATTGAGCGAGCAAGAAGAGCAGTTCGTGAAGAGGATGGGGAGGAAGGGAAAGCTGTTTGCGTTCCTGCGCCAACATCGCCACGAGCTGTTGGATGAAGCCTTTCAGGAAGAACTGGAAGGGATGTACCGAGACACGGGAGCGGGAAAGACGCCAGTGCCGCCGGGACTGATGGCGATGGCGACACTGTTGCAAGGCTACCTGGGAGCCTCGGACGCAACGATGGTGGAACTGACAGTGTTCGACCTGCGAGTGCAGATGGTGCTGGATTGCCTGGGACAAACAGAGCCGGCCTTCAGCCAGGGAGCCTTCTACGACTTTCGGCATCGTCTGATTCGAGAGCAGATGGACCAGAGGCTGTTGGAAAAGACGGTGGAGGTGGCGCGCCAGCGGATGAGGTGGGAGGCGCGCCAGACCAAGAGCCTGCTGAAAGTGGCCATCGACTCGAAGCCGTTGGAGGGAGCGGGGCGAGTGGAGGACACGCTCAACCTGTTGGGTCATGCGGCGCGCAAGGTGGTGATGTGTGTGGCCAAGCACTTGGAAATTCCAATGAGTTTAGTGTGCCAAGAGGCAGGCATCCCCGTGTTGCTGGAATCGAGCGTGAAGAAGGGGCTGGATGTGGACTGGAACGAGCGTGAGCAAAAAGCCCGAGCGCTCCAGAAGTTGTACAAGCAGGTAGAGTCCTTGAAGAAGTGGCTGAAAAAGAACCTACCTGAGCACGTGACGCAGGCCCCGTTATCCGAGCACCTGAAGACGCTGGAGCAGGTGAGCCGCCAGAATCTGGAGCCCGACCCCAACGGAGGAGGAGTGCGAATCCGCTGGGGAGTGGCCGAAGACAGGCGAGTGTCCATTGAAGATGGGCAAATGCGCCACGGCCGCAAGAGTCAGAGCAAGCGTTTCAACGGCTACAAGCAGCACATCGCCACGGAGTTGGAGGGGGACCTCATCCTTGCGTGTGAAGTGACGCCCGCGAATCGTCCCGAGCAGGAGGCAGCGCAAGCGCTCCAGAAGGACATCGAGCGGCAGGGCTTACAGATTGCAGAATTGTATATAGATAGAGGGTATATCAACAGCCCAGTAGTGGAGGAGGTACAGAAGAAGGGCGGCGAGGTGGTCTGCAAGGCTTGGGGCAGCCAGAACGGAGAGTTGTTCGCCAAGTCCGCTTTCCATCTGAACATGAGCCGACGGACGGTGACGTGTCCTGCTGGGCAGAGCCAGTCCTTTACGCTGGGCCATGTGGTGGAATTTGAGGCACAGAAGTGCGCGAGCTGTCCGCTTCGAGAGAAGTGCACGAGCGCTGCCTCCGGCAGAGGCAGGACGGTGTCCATCGCTGAGAACGAGCCTCTTCAACACCGATTGCGCAAGCTGACGAAGAGCCCTGCTGGGCGAGCGCGCTTGCGCCAGCGCGTCAGCGTCGAACACCGGTTGGCTCATCTGTCGCGAAGGCAGGGGCATCGCGCTCGGTATCGAGGTATTCGCAAGAACGTCTTTGATTTGCGTCGCGCTGCCGCCCTTCAGAACATCGAGTCATGGCAACGCCACTCAGCACCTGCTCAGCAGCATGGGGAACCGATGACGGGCTCATAAACCGGTCGGTGTTCTAGCAGCCCTTCCGGTGAGCAATAGAACGCCTCGCCATGAGGGCGCGGGATAGAGGTTTCCACCCTTCCAGGCAGCAGGGAGCGCGCGCGGGCAAAGTCCGTAAGCACTACCTCGCCCAAGGTGCCCAAGTAGATGCGGGTAGGGTTCACGTCTCGGTGGACGATGCCCAGCGGGGCGCCGCTCTCGTCCGTGCGCGTGTGCGCGTGGTGCAGGGCGCTCGCCACCTCGGCGCCTACGTACAG
Protein-coding sequences here:
- a CDS encoding helix-turn-helix transcriptional regulator → MLEALEETSAARSGRRVGRRRQMRPALPRHVQKREKQLPPTLGNAAKQARNRAGLTQEEVADGAGVATEVYGRMERGLMLPSVPTLLRLCLTLQSTPDVLMGFAPLPAPRQAHEASPVPPGLHDDEDTRRLLRLLARLNRKRIQLLVKVAQGLLAPR
- a CDS encoding IS1182-like element ISStau8 family transposase; this encodes MGIMRWRPPEPLSEQEEQFVKRMGRKGKLFAFLRQHRHELLDEAFQEELEGMYRDTGAGKTPVPPGLMAMATLLQGYLGASDATMVELTVFDLRVQMVLDCLGQTEPAFSQGAFYDFRHRLIREQMDQRLLEKTVEVARQRMRWEARQTKSLLKVAIDSKPLEGAGRVEDTLNLLGHAARKVVMCVAKHLEIPMSLVCQEAGIPVLLESSVKKGLDVDWNEREQKARALQKLYKQVESLKKWLKKNLPEHVTQAPLSEHLKTLEQVSRQNLEPDPNGGGVRIRWGVAEDRRVSIEDGQMRHGRKSQSKRFNGYKQHIATELEGDLILACEVTPANRPEQEAAQALQKDIERQGLQIAELYIDRGYINSPVVEEVQKKGGEVVCKAWGSQNGELFAKSAFHLNMSRRTVTCPAGQSQSFTLGHVVEFEAQKCASCPLREKCTSAASGRGRTVSIAENEPLQHRLRKLTKSPAGRARLRQRVSVEHRLAHLSRRQGHRARYRGIRKNVFDLRRAAALQNIESWQRHSAPAQQHGEPMTGS
- a CDS encoding protein kinase domain-containing protein codes for the protein MLAWERKGQKRTRPVIVRSLPPSSALDPEALARMRARLSEEARLAAYLEDPRIARVLGCYEVEGVLYVVSERVEGTSINTLISYSLQRNVFLSPEFCLYVGAEVASALHHAHTRTDESGAPLGIVHRDVNPTRIYLGTLGEVVLTDFARARSLLPGRVETSIPRPHGEAFYCSPEGLLEHRPVYEPVIGSPCC